From Microtus pennsylvanicus isolate mMicPen1 chromosome 10, mMicPen1.hap1, whole genome shotgun sequence, one genomic window encodes:
- the LOC142858824 gene encoding mediator of RNA polymerase II transcription subunit 14-like encodes MAPVQQENHQVIPPGGGSGSASAPAPPPPGAALAAAAAAAASPGYRLSTLIEFLLHRAYSELLVLTDLLPRKSDVERKIEIVQFASRTRQLFVRLLALVKWANDAGKVEKCAMISSFLDQQALLFVDTADRLASLARDALIHARLPSFAIPYAIDVLTTGSYPRLPTCIRDKIIPPDPITKTEKQATLHQLNQILRHRLVTTELPPQLANLTVANGRVKFRVDGEFEATLTVMGDDPEVPWRLLKLEILVEDKETGDGRALVHSMQIDFLHQLVQSRLFADEKPLQDMYNCLHCFCLSLQLEVLHSQTLMLIRERWGDLVQVDRYHAGKCLSLSVWNQQVLGRKTGTASVHKVTIKMDENDVSKPLQIFHDPPLPASDSKLVERAMKIDHLSIEKLLIDSVHARAHQKLQELKAVLRSFNANENSSIETALPALIVPILEPCGNSECLHVFVDLHSGMFQLMLYGLDQATLEDMEKSVNDDMKRIIPWIQQLKFWLGQRRCKQSIKHLPTVTTETLQLSNCSTHPVGNLSKNKLFIKLTRLPQYYIVVEMLEAPNKPTQLEYKYYVMSVSTPDGDDSPVTALLLQQFKDNIQDLVSSTKTGKQTRTGTKHKRSDDPCPVESKKAKLSGDTCAFDKVLAHFVAMCDTNMPFVGLRMELSNLEIPHQGVQVEGDGFSHAIRLLKIPPCKGVNEDTQKALDRSLLDCTFRLQGRNNRTWVAELVFANCPLNGTSTREQGPSRRVYLTYENLLSEPVGGRKVVEMFLNDWNSIARLYECVLEFARSLPDIPAHLNIFSEVRVYNYRKLVLCYGTTKGSSISIQWNSIHQKFHISLGTVGPNSGCSNCHNTILHQLQEMFNRTPNVVQLLQVLFDTQAPLNAINKLPTVPMLGLTQRTNTAYQCFSILPQSSTHIRLAFRNMYCIDIYCCSRGVVAIRDGAYSLFDNSKLVEGFYPAPGLKTFLNMFVDSNQDARRRSVNEDDNPPSPIGGDIMDSLLSQLQTSQQQPFPKQPGSSGAYPLTSPPASYHSTVNQSPSMIHTQSPGALDPSSPYTMVSPSGRAGNWPGSPQVSGPSPATRLPGMSPANPSLHSPLPDASHSPRAGTSSQPMPTNMPPPRKLPQRSWAASIPTILTHSALNILLLPSPTPGLVPGLAGSYLCSPLERFLGSVIMRRHLQRIIQQETLQLINSNEPGVIMFKTDALKCRVALSPKTNQTLQLKVTPENAGQWKPDELQVLEKFFETRVAGPPFKANTLIAFTKLLGAPTHILRDCVHIMKLELFPDQATQLQWNVQFCLTIPPSAPPIAPPGTPAVVLKSKMLFFLQLTQKTSVPPQEPVSIIVPIIYDMASGTTQQADIPRQQNSSATAPMMVSNILKRFAEMNPLRQGECTIFAAVRDLMANLTLPPGGRP; translated from the coding sequence ATGGCCCCAGTGCAGCAGGAGAACCACCAGGTAATCCCTCCGGGCGGGGGCAGCGGCTCGGCGTCCGCCCCGGCTCCTCCACCGCCGGGAGCCGCGCTGGCGGCGGCAGCTGCGGCCGCGGCCAGCCCTGGTTACCGGCTTAGCACGCTGATTGAATTTCTGCTGCACCGGGCCTACTCGGAGCTCTTGGTCTTGACGGACTTATTACCAAGGAAATCTGAtgtggaaaggaaaatagaaattgTACAGTTTGCTAGCCGGACCCGGCAACTCTTCGTTCGATTATTAGCTTTAGTCAAATGGGCTAATGATGCTGGCAAAGTAGAAAAGTGTGCGATGATCTCAAGCTTTTTGGATCAGCAAGCTCTCTTGTTTGTGGACACCGCTGACCGTTTGGCCTCCTTAGCTAGAGATGCACTGATCCATGCGCGCCTGCCTAGTTTTGCTATCCCGTATGCCATTGATGTGCTGACTACTGGCTCTTATCCACGACTTCCAACCTGCATCAGGGATAAAATTATTCCTCCAGACCCCATTACCAAAACTGAGAAACAAGCCACGCTTCATCAGCTTAATCAGATTCTCAGACATCGGCTTGTCACAACAGAGCTTCCTCCGCAGCTCGCGAATCTTACAGTGGCAAATGGCCGCGTGAAGTTTCGAGTTGATGGAGAATTCGAGGCAACCTTGACAGTCATGGGGGATGATCCAGAAGTCCCGTGGCGCCTGCTCAAGCTAGAAATCCTAGTTGAGGATAAGGAAACGGGAGATGGCCGAGCTTTGGTTCATAGCATGCAAATCGACTTTCTGCATCAGTTGGTGCAGTCCCGGCTTTTTGCTGATGAGAAGCCTCTTCAGGATATGTACAACTGCCTGCATTGCTTCTGCTTGTCTCTTCAGTTGGAAGTGTTACACTCCCAGACTCTGATGTTGATCCGAGAGAGGTGGGGTGACCTTGTGCAAGTGGACAGGTATCATGCTGGAAAgtgcctctctctctcagtttggAACCAACAGGTTCTAGGGAGAAAAACAGGCACAGCGTCTGTTCACAAGGTGACAATTAAAATGGATGAGAATGATGTCTCCAAGCCTTTACAGATTTTTCACGATCCTCCTTTGCCAGCTTCGGACTCTAAATTAGTCGAAAGAGCTATGAAGATTGACCACCTGTCAATAGAAAAGCTCCTGATTGACAGTGTCCATGCGAGAGCCCACCAGAAGCTGCAGGAACTGAAGGCCGTTCTTAGAAGCTTCAATGCTAACGAAAACTCTTCCATAGAGACTGCACTTCCGGCTCTTATTGTTCCCATCTTGGAGCCCTGTGGTAATTCGGAGTGCCTGCACGTTTTTGTCGATTTGCATTCTGGAATGTTCCAGTTGATGCTTTATGGACTTGACCAGGCCACTCTGGAGGACATGGAAAAATCTGTGAATGATGATATGAAGCGGATCATCCCTTGGATCCAGCAGCTTAAGTTTTGGCTTGGACAGCGGCGTTGCAAGCAGTCTATAAAACATCTGCCTACGGTAACCACAGAAACGCTGCAGCTTTCCAACTGCTCGACGCATCCCGTCGGAAACCTCTCCAAGAACAAGCTGTTCATTAAGCTTACCCGCCTTCCACAGTACTACATTGTTGTGGAAATGCTTGAGGCTCCCAATAAGCCCACCCAGCTAGAATACAAGTATTACGTCATGTCTGTGAGCACTCCAGATGGTGACGACAGCCCCGTCACGGCACTGCTCCTGCAGCAATTCAAGGACAACATCCAGGACTTGGTTTCCTCCACGAAGACTGGGAAACAGACCAGAACTGGTACCAAGCACAAGAGGTCTGATGACCCGTGTCCAGTCGAAAGCAAGAAAGCCAAACTGTCAGGAGACACGTGTGCCTTCGATAAAGTTCTAGCTCATTTTGTCGCTATGTGTGACACCAACATGCCGTTTGTAGGGCTTCGAATGGAGCTGTCCAACCTGGAGATACCGCATCAGGGAGTACAAGTGGAAGGTGATGGCTTCAGCCATGCAATTCGCTTATTAAAAATTCCTCCCTGCAAGGGAGTAAACGAGGACACCCAAAAGGCCCTGGACCGCTCTCTTCTCGATTGCACTTTCCGATTACAAGGTAGAAACAACCGCACATGGGTGGCAGAGTTAGTGTTCGCAAACTGTCCACTTAATGGCACTTCCACCAGGGAGCAAGGACCATCCCGGCGTGTTTACCTCACGTATGAAAATCTGTTGTCTGAACCTGTTGGTGGTAGAAAAGTAGTTGAAATGTTTCTTAATGACTGGAACAGCATTGCCCGattatatgagtgtgtgttgGAGTTTGCCCGTTCTCTACCAGACATACCTGCTCATCTGAATATTTTCTCCGAGGTTCGTGTTTATAATTACCGAAAACTCGTCTTGTGTTATGGAACCACCAAAGGAAGCTCAATTAGTATCCAGTGGAATTCCATTCACCAGAAATTTCACATTTCTTTGGGAACAGTTGGTCCAAACTCTGGGTGCAGTAACTGTCACAATACCATTCTCCACCAGcttcaggaaatgttcaacaGAACACCAAACGTGGTTCAGCTGTTACAGGTGCTGTTTGATACCCAGGCGCCGCTGAATGCCATCAACAAACTCCCTACTGTGCCGATGTTGGGCTTGACTCAGAGAACTAACACTGCCTACCAGTGTTTCTCCATTCTCCCGCAGTCATCCACCCACATCAGACTGGCCTTCAGGAACATGTACTGCATTGATATATACTGCTGTAGTCGAGGGGTCGTGGCAATAAGGGATGGTGCCTATAGTCTTTTTGATAACAGCAAGTTAGTTGAAGGCTTCTATCCTGCGCCCGGATTGAAGACATTCCTCAACATGTTTGTTGACAGCAATCAGGATGCTCGGAGAAGATCTGTAAACGAGGATGATAACCCCCCTTCTCCTATAGGAGGGGATATAATGGACTCTTTACTATCACAGCTCCAGACATCTCAGCAACAGCCGTTTCCAAAGCAGCCGGGAAGTTCAGGCGCTTACCCTCTTACTTCCCCTCCTGCGTCCTACCACAGCACAGTCAACCAGTCTCCATCTATGATCCACACCCAGTCTCCAGGAGCCCTTGACCCTAGTTCTCCGTACACTATGGTGTCACCGAGTGGACGAGCAGGAAACTGGCCTGGATCTCCTCAAGTGTCCGGACCCTCACCAGCAACCCGTTTGCCTGGAATGTCACCAGCCAACCCGTCTCTACACTCTCCTCTTCCGGATGCTTCTCATTCTCCTCGAGCTGGCACAAGTTCCCAGCCAATGCCAACCAACATGCCTCCACCTCGCAAACTACCTCAGCGCTCCTGGGCAGCATCCATACCCACCATCCTCACTCACAGTGCCTTGAACATCTTACTGTTACCGTCTCCAACGCCGGGCCTTGTGCCTGGGCTGGCAGGCAGTTACCTCTGTTCGCCACTTGAGAGATTCCTCGGCTCTGTCATCATGAGACGGCACCTTCAACGAATTATTCAGCAGGAAACGTTGCAGCTGATCAACTCCAACGAACCTGGTGTAATCATGTTCAAGACAGATGCCCTGAAATGCAGAGTAGCCCTTAGTCCCAAAACCAACCAGACCCTTCAGCTGAAAGTAACACCTGAAAATGCCGGACAGTGGAAACCTGATGAGCTTCAAGTGTTGGAGAAATTCTTCGAAACAAGAGTTGCAGGACCGCCGTTTAAAGCCAACACACTCATAGCCTTCACCAAGCTGTTGGGAGCACCAACACACATCCTCCGTGACTGTGTGCATATTATGAAGTTGGAGCTGTTCCCAGACCAAGCGACACAGCTACAATGGAATGTTCAGTTTTGCCTCACCATCCCTCCCAGCGCACCGCCGATTGCACCTCCTGGGACACCAGCCGTGGTGTTGAAATCCAAAATGCTCTTTTTTCTTCAGCTGACTCAGAAGACATCAGTCCCTCCCCAAGAACCTGTCAGTATAATAGTTCCCATCATTTATGACATGGCTTCAGGTACCACCCAGCAGGCAGACATTCCCAGACAGCAGAACTCTTCTGCGACTGCGCCCATGATGGTCAGCAACATTCTGAAGAGGTTTGCAGAGATGAACCCACTGCGACAAGGTGAATGTACAATATTTGCAGCTGTTCGGGATTTAATGGCTAATCTTACACTTCCCCCTGGTGGGCGTCCGTAG